The following coding sequences are from one Streptomyces venezuelae window:
- a CDS encoding two-component system response regulator: MVQKAKILLVDDRPENLLALEAILSALDQTLVRASSGEEALKALLTDDFAVILLDVQMPGMDGFETAAHIKRRERTRDIPIIFLTAINHGPHHTFRGYAAGAVDYISKPFDPWVLRAKVSVFVELYMKNCQLREQAALLRLQLEGGGKATPGDAKEPAGLLAELSARLAAVEEQAEALSKQLDDESADAAAVATAAHLERKLTGLRRALDALEPGTGTGAPSVPSQN; the protein is encoded by the coding sequence ATGGTGCAGAAGGCCAAGATCCTCCTGGTCGATGACCGGCCGGAGAATCTGCTGGCGCTGGAGGCGATCCTCTCTGCGCTCGATCAGACGCTGGTGCGGGCATCGTCCGGGGAGGAAGCGCTCAAAGCACTACTCACGGACGACTTCGCGGTCATTCTGCTGGACGTCCAGATGCCAGGAATGGACGGTTTCGAAACCGCGGCGCACATCAAGCGGCGGGAGCGGACCCGGGACATCCCGATCATCTTCCTCACCGCCATCAACCACGGGCCGCACCACACCTTCCGCGGGTACGCCGCGGGGGCGGTGGACTACATCTCCAAGCCGTTCGACCCGTGGGTGCTGCGCGCGAAGGTCTCGGTGTTCGTCGAGCTGTACATGAAGAACTGCCAACTGCGGGAGCAGGCGGCTCTGCTGCGTCTCCAGCTGGAGGGCGGCGGCAAGGCGACGCCCGGCGACGCGAAGGAGCCCGCGGGGCTGCTCGCCGAGCTGTCGGCGCGGCTCGCCGCGGTCGAGGAGCAGGCCGAAGCGCTGTCCAAACAGCTGGACGACGAGTCGGCGGACGCGGCGGCGGTGGCCACGGCCGCCCATCTCGAACGCAAACTCACCGGTCTGCGGCGGGCTCTTGACGCCCTGGAACCGGGCACCGGCACCGGCGCCCCTTCGGTGCCCTCGCAGAACTGA
- a CDS encoding HAMP domain-containing protein yields the protein MDAAALNRLLAALVAMRDGNFRKRLTVSGDDVMSEIAAVFNEVADRNLHLTGELSRVRRMVGREGKLTERLESGASEGSWAAAIDASNALVDDLVRPVSEVGRVLSAVADGDLEQRMELRAQGADGNGHPLRGEFLKVGRTVNNLVDQLSTFTDEVTRVASEVGTEGKLGGQARVRGMSGSWKDLTDSVNTMAYRLTAQVRDIALVTTAVAKGDLSRKVTVHVAGEMLELKNTVNTMVDQLSSFSSEVTRVAREVGTEGELGGQAQVPGVAGVWKDLTDSVNLMAGNLTAQVRGIAEVTTAVANGDLSRKVTVSARGEVAQLAETINQMTETLRTFADEVTRVANEVGAEGQLGGQANVPGAAGTWKDLTDSVNTVFRNLTTQVRDIATVTTAVANGDLSQKVTVDVAGEMLELKNTVNTMVDQLSAFGSEVTRVAREIGVEGELGGQAQVQGAAGTWKDLTDSVNTAFRNLTGQVRNIAQVTTAVANGDLSQKVTVDVSGEMLQLKNTVNTMVDQLSSFADQVTRMARDVGTEGRLGGQARVDGVSGTWKDLTDSVNFMAGNLTSQVRQIAQVTTAVARGDLSQKIEVDARGEILELKNTINTMVDQLSAFADQVTRVAREVGTEGRLGGQAQVPGVAGVWRDLTDSVNGMAGNLTAQVRNIAQVATAVARGDLSQKIDVDARGEILELKNTLNTMVDQLSAFAEQVTRVSREVGTDGILGGQAEVQGVSGTWKDLTQSVNGMANNLTLQVRNIAEVTTAVAMGDLSKKITVDAKGEILELVTTVNTMVDQLSSFAEQVTRVAREVGTEGQLGGQARVPGVTGIWKDLSDNVNLMANNLTSQVRNISQVSAAVANGDLTKKVTVEARGEVAQLADTVNTMVTTLSSFADEVTRVAREVGTDGILGGQARVPGVSGTWKDLTESVNSMASNLTGQVRNIAMVTTAIAKGDLTKKIDIDARGEILELKTTINTMVDQLSSFAEQVTRVAREVGTEGQLGGQARVRDVDGTWRDLTESVNEMAGNLTRQVRAIAKVATAVTRGDLNLKIEVDAAGEIQVLQDNINTMIANLRDTTLANKEQDWLKGNLARISGLMQGRRDLEDVASLIMSELTPVVSAQHGAFFLAMPTDDGQDLGGDHEDAYELRMLGSYGYSMGSMPTSFRPGETLIGTAAKERRTILVENAPSGYLRIASGLGEAPPAQVIVLPVLFEGTVLGVIELAAFQPFTQIQKDFLSQIAEMIATSVNTISVNTKTEVLLKQSQELTEQLRERSAELENRQKALQDSNAELEEKAELLAQQNRDIEVKNTEIEEARQVLEERAEQLAVSMRYKSEFLANMSHELRTPLNSLLILAKLLADNADANLTPKQVEFAETIHGAGSDLLQLINDILDLSKVEAGKMDVSPTRIALVQLVDYVEATFRPLTAEKGLDFSVRVSPELPATLHTDEQRLLQVLRNLLSNAVKFTDSGAVELVIRHASNDVPNAIREQLLEAGSLRDADADLIAFSVTDTGIGIAASKMRVIFEAFKQADGTTSRKYGGTGLGLSISREIARLLGGEIHAQSEPGRGSTFTLYLPLHPSELPPQGYAQLAPTPQPRELPALEEAPAPEDAAQPEAAPARREEPLGPSALFRRRRRAAPVQEPSALPGQPVGGTQEEQRTQEPWPTAGQETPAAARPGFHFGGEKVLIVDDDIRNVFALTSVLEQHGLAVLYAENGREGIEVLEQHDDVTVVLMDIMMPEMDGYATTTAIRRMPQFAGLPIIALTAKAMKGDREKAIDSGASDYVTKPVDPDHLLSVMEQWMRGE from the coding sequence GTGGATGCGGCGGCTCTGAACAGGCTGCTCGCGGCCCTGGTGGCGATGCGGGACGGCAATTTCCGCAAGCGTCTGACGGTCTCCGGTGACGATGTGATGTCGGAGATCGCCGCCGTCTTCAATGAGGTGGCCGACCGGAATCTGCATCTGACCGGAGAGCTGTCGCGGGTGCGGCGCATGGTCGGACGTGAGGGAAAACTCACGGAACGGCTGGAGAGCGGCGCGAGCGAAGGGTCGTGGGCGGCCGCGATCGACGCGTCGAACGCGCTCGTCGACGATCTCGTGCGTCCGGTCTCCGAGGTCGGCCGGGTCCTGTCCGCGGTGGCGGACGGCGACCTGGAGCAGCGCATGGAGCTGCGGGCGCAGGGGGCCGACGGAAACGGGCATCCGCTGCGCGGTGAGTTCCTGAAGGTCGGGCGGACGGTCAACAACCTCGTCGACCAGCTCTCCACCTTCACGGACGAGGTCACGCGCGTGGCCAGCGAGGTCGGCACCGAGGGCAAGCTCGGCGGGCAGGCCAGGGTGCGCGGGATGTCCGGTTCGTGGAAGGACCTCACGGACTCCGTGAACACCATGGCGTACCGCCTGACTGCTCAGGTGCGGGACATCGCGCTGGTGACGACGGCGGTGGCCAAGGGCGACCTGTCGCGGAAGGTCACCGTCCATGTCGCGGGCGAGATGCTGGAGTTGAAGAACACCGTGAACACGATGGTGGACCAGCTCTCGTCGTTCTCGTCGGAGGTGACGCGCGTCGCCCGCGAGGTCGGCACGGAGGGCGAGCTCGGCGGCCAGGCGCAGGTGCCGGGCGTGGCGGGTGTGTGGAAGGACCTCACCGACTCGGTGAACCTCATGGCCGGCAACCTCACTGCCCAGGTGCGCGGCATCGCGGAGGTCACGACGGCGGTCGCCAACGGTGATCTGTCCCGGAAGGTGACGGTGAGCGCGCGCGGCGAGGTCGCCCAGCTCGCCGAGACCATCAACCAGATGACCGAGACGCTGCGCACGTTCGCGGACGAGGTCACGCGTGTGGCGAACGAGGTCGGCGCCGAGGGGCAGCTCGGCGGGCAGGCCAACGTGCCGGGCGCCGCGGGTACGTGGAAGGACCTGACGGACTCGGTCAACACGGTCTTCCGCAACCTCACCACGCAGGTGCGGGACATCGCGACGGTGACGACCGCGGTGGCGAACGGCGACCTTTCGCAGAAGGTCACGGTCGATGTCGCGGGCGAGATGCTCGAGCTGAAGAACACCGTGAACACGATGGTCGACCAGCTGTCGGCCTTCGGTTCCGAAGTGACGCGTGTGGCGCGGGAGATCGGTGTCGAGGGTGAGCTGGGCGGCCAGGCGCAGGTGCAGGGCGCGGCCGGTACGTGGAAGGACCTGACGGACTCCGTCAACACCGCCTTCCGCAACCTGACCGGGCAGGTCCGCAACATCGCGCAGGTGACGACGGCGGTCGCGAACGGCGACCTGTCGCAGAAGGTCACGGTCGACGTCTCCGGTGAGATGCTCCAGCTGAAGAACACCGTGAACACGATGGTGGACCAGCTGTCGTCGTTCGCCGACCAGGTCACGCGGATGGCGCGCGACGTGGGCACGGAGGGGCGCCTCGGCGGGCAGGCCCGCGTGGACGGCGTGAGCGGTACGTGGAAGGACCTCACGGACTCCGTCAACTTCATGGCGGGGAACCTGACGTCGCAGGTGCGTCAGATCGCGCAGGTCACGACGGCCGTGGCACGCGGTGACCTCTCGCAGAAGATCGAGGTCGACGCCCGGGGCGAGATCCTGGAGCTGAAGAACACCATCAACACGATGGTCGACCAGCTGTCGGCCTTCGCGGACCAGGTGACCCGGGTGGCCCGCGAGGTGGGCACGGAGGGGCGCCTCGGCGGGCAGGCCCAGGTGCCGGGTGTGGCCGGTGTGTGGCGTGATCTGACGGATTCCGTGAACGGCATGGCCGGGAACCTCACCGCGCAGGTGCGCAACATCGCGCAGGTCGCGACGGCGGTGGCGCGCGGTGACCTGTCGCAGAAGATCGACGTGGACGCGCGCGGCGAGATCCTGGAGCTGAAGAACACCCTGAACACGATGGTGGACCAGCTGTCCGCCTTCGCCGAGCAGGTCACGCGGGTCTCCCGCGAGGTGGGCACCGACGGCATTCTGGGCGGCCAGGCCGAGGTCCAGGGCGTCTCGGGCACCTGGAAGGACCTCACGCAGTCCGTGAACGGCATGGCGAACAACCTCACCCTTCAGGTGCGGAACATCGCCGAGGTCACGACGGCCGTCGCCATGGGTGACCTCTCCAAGAAGATCACCGTCGACGCGAAGGGCGAGATCCTCGAACTCGTCACGACCGTCAACACGATGGTCGACCAGCTGTCGTCGTTCGCGGAGCAGGTCACGCGCGTGGCGCGCGAGGTGGGCACGGAGGGTCAGCTGGGCGGGCAGGCGCGGGTGCCGGGTGTCACCGGCATCTGGAAGGACCTGAGCGACAACGTCAACCTGATGGCCAACAACCTGACGAGCCAGGTGCGGAACATCTCCCAGGTCTCGGCGGCGGTCGCCAACGGCGACCTGACCAAGAAGGTGACGGTCGAGGCGCGCGGCGAGGTCGCGCAGCTCGCCGACACGGTCAACACCATGGTGACGACGCTCAGTTCGTTCGCCGACGAGGTCACGCGCGTGGCCCGCGAGGTGGGCACGGACGGCATTCTGGGCGGGCAGGCGCGCGTGCCGGGCGTCTCCGGTACGTGGAAGGACCTCACCGAGTCCGTGAACTCGATGGCGTCCAACCTGACCGGGCAGGTCCGCAACATCGCGATGGTCACCACCGCGATCGCCAAGGGAGACCTGACCAAGAAGATCGACATCGACGCCCGGGGCGAGATCCTGGAGCTCAAGACGACGATCAACACGATGGTCGACCAGCTGTCGTCCTTCGCCGAGCAGGTGACCCGCGTCGCCCGCGAGGTGGGCACGGAGGGCCAGCTGGGCGGCCAGGCTCGGGTGCGGGACGTGGATGGCACGTGGCGCGACCTCACCGAGTCCGTGAACGAGATGGCGGGGAACCTGACCCGTCAGGTACGCGCCATCGCGAAGGTCGCCACCGCGGTGACCCGCGGCGACCTCAACCTGAAGATCGAGGTCGACGCGGCCGGCGAGATCCAGGTCCTCCAGGACAACATCAACACCATGATCGCGAACCTCCGCGACACGACGCTGGCCAACAAGGAACAGGACTGGCTCAAGGGCAACCTCGCGCGGATCTCCGGCCTGATGCAGGGCCGCCGCGACCTGGAGGACGTCGCCTCGCTGATCATGAGTGAGCTGACGCCGGTCGTCTCCGCGCAGCACGGCGCGTTCTTCCTGGCGATGCCCACGGACGACGGGCAGGATCTCGGGGGCGATCACGAGGACGCGTACGAACTGCGCATGCTCGGCAGCTACGGGTACTCGATGGGGTCCATGCCGACGTCGTTCCGGCCCGGCGAGACCCTCATCGGGACGGCAGCCAAGGAGCGGCGCACCATCCTGGTGGAGAACGCGCCGTCCGGGTACCTGCGGATCGCGTCCGGTCTGGGGGAGGCGCCGCCCGCACAGGTCATCGTGTTGCCGGTGCTCTTCGAAGGGACCGTGCTCGGCGTGATCGAGCTGGCCGCCTTCCAGCCGTTCACGCAGATCCAGAAGGACTTCCTCAGCCAGATCGCCGAGATGATCGCGACGAGCGTCAACACCATCAGCGTCAACACCAAGACCGAGGTGCTGCTCAAGCAGTCGCAGGAGCTGACCGAGCAACTGCGGGAGCGGTCGGCGGAGTTGGAGAACCGGCAGAAGGCCCTCCAGGACTCCAACGCGGAGCTGGAGGAGAAGGCCGAGCTCCTGGCCCAGCAGAACCGCGACATCGAGGTCAAGAACACCGAGATCGAAGAGGCCAGGCAGGTCCTCGAGGAGCGGGCCGAACAGCTCGCGGTCTCCATGCGCTACAAGTCCGAGTTCCTCGCGAACATGTCGCACGAGCTGCGTACGCCGCTCAACTCCCTGCTGATCCTGGCCAAGTTGCTCGCCGACAACGCCGACGCGAACCTCACCCCCAAGCAGGTCGAGTTCGCCGAGACGATCCACGGCGCGGGATCGGACCTGCTGCAGCTCATCAACGACATCCTCGACCTGTCGAAGGTCGAGGCGGGCAAGATGGACGTCTCCCCGACGCGCATCGCCCTGGTCCAACTCGTCGACTACGTAGAGGCCACTTTCCGGCCGCTCACCGCGGAGAAGGGACTCGATTTCTCCGTACGGGTGTCCCCGGAGCTGCCCGCGACGCTGCACACGGACGAACAGCGCCTGCTCCAGGTGCTGCGCAACCTGTTGTCGAACGCGGTGAAGTTCACGGACTCCGGCGCGGTCGAGCTGGTGATCAGGCACGCCAGCAACGACGTGCCGAACGCGATCCGCGAGCAGCTCCTCGAGGCCGGTTCGCTGCGGGACGCGGACGCCGACCTGATCGCCTTCTCGGTGACGGACACCGGCATCGGCATCGCGGCCAGCAAGATGCGCGTCATCTTCGAGGCGTTCAAGCAGGCCGACGGCACCACGAGCAGGAAGTACGGCGGTACGGGCCTCGGCCTGTCCATCAGCCGGGAGATCGCGCGGCTGCTCGGCGGTGAGATCCACGCGCAGAGCGAGCCCGGCCGTGGCTCCACGTTCACGCTCTATTTGCCGCTGCACCCGAGCGAACTGCCGCCCCAGGGTTACGCGCAGCTGGCGCCCACCCCCCAGCCGCGGGAGCTGCCCGCCCTGGAGGAGGCTCCCGCGCCCGAGGACGCCGCGCAGCCGGAGGCCGCTCCGGCGCGCCGTGAGGAGCCCCTGGGACCCTCCGCGCTGTTCCGGCGGCGCCGTCGCGCCGCGCCCGTGCAGGAGCCCTCGGCGCTGCCCGGGCAGCCGGTCGGCGGGACCCAGGAGGAGCAGCGGACGCAGGAGCCGTGGCCGACCGCGGGTCAGGAGACACCGGCCGCGGCGCGGCCCGGTTTCCACTTCGGCGGCGAGAAGGTGCTGATCGTCGACGACGACATCCGCAACGTCTTCGCGCTCACCAGCGTCCTGGAGCAGCACGGTCTGGCGGTGCTGTACGCGGAGAACGGCCGGGAAGGCATCGAAGTGCTGGAACAGCACGACGATGTGACGGTGGTGCTGATGGACATCATGATGCCCGAGATGGACGGGTACGCGACGACGACCGCGATCCGCAGGATGCCGCAGTTCGCCGGGCTCCCGATCATCGCGCTCACCGCGAAGGCCATGAAGGGGGACCGGGAGAAGGCCATCGACTCCGGAGCTTCCGATTACGTCACGAAGCCGGTCGACCCGGATCACCTGTTGTCGGTCATGGAGCAGTGGATGCGCGGCGAGTGA